In Bacillus cytotoxicus NVH 391-98, the following are encoded in one genomic region:
- a CDS encoding H-type small acid-soluble spore protein has protein sequence MNVQRAKEISESAEQANVSFQGMPVMIQHVDENSETARIYDAANPERELTVPVKSLEER, from the coding sequence ATGAATGTACAACGTGCAAAAGAGATTTCCGAATCCGCAGAACAAGCAAATGTTAGTTTTCAAGGTATGCCTGTTATGATTCAACATGTTGATGAAAACAGTGAAACAGCCCGCATTTATGATGCCGCAAATCCAGAACGTGAATTAACTGTTCCAGTTAAGAGCTTAGAGGAAAGATAA
- a CDS encoding bacteriocin-associated integral membrane family protein, translating to MRKIIYILFTTLLFLLGIFGLDTFKEYKTNQLLYKNTTSILLNFQDAKPHSENYIAFFQKIAKKYDVSISKYIFTSEKNLTIYTTDVSLHNQVDIKEGTLPTLHSGEFLSTSQSKDKQQSGVIKQIDPQLNMTIKHLDSNTNFSGNGLYYVSTQDKQKIHDLVTELNKEVANAEVFSENHPSMFHFNVSQMIIIGLVILCLYIAIAHYLINRLKELSIIRVFGYSISRIIAHVFLLLTKPIVLASFTGYLLASIYSLLHNGTNYFLYLTCLFWIFTLLFVFTLTIPAIFMIVFLFSNNTNVSKIKGEKPYTLIMILNYGLKLTFIFVLLFSVHQWNELANELNQKLASLSSWKQTKNMYATSVTFNGEHDRKIEYQTGKLIKDFYTKMEKEHKGFLIDASNYYKVNGEYTYHLNANGEDPALSPNGKSITINENYLHYNPIDSVDGTMDKKIIRKKNVMNILVPEKLRKFEKEIKKNYRQHFYFQQVEVENIYNEALGKAKNTTKEQDLSVNVIYVKDHQNYFTYDPNAEVEHNNIVTDPIAIIDTGYFDNSFYLSYVSRCFYFYSDNHDAYSTILPTISNSNVQSSIQHVDSLYDKHGQAIQDLKREKEKITIFIVTLILSNLLLTYNVVATYYQKNKFKLYVQKLFGYSAFARNTSLILLLFAINFIPTISMYVYLGNILPFLTGLFVILLEFVFGTVFDQKISNNTFHSIIKGEH from the coding sequence ATGAGAAAAATTATTTATATCTTGTTTACCACTTTATTATTCCTACTAGGAATTTTCGGATTGGACACCTTTAAAGAATACAAAACAAATCAACTATTATATAAAAATACAACAAGTATTTTATTAAATTTCCAAGATGCAAAGCCACATTCAGAAAATTACATTGCATTCTTTCAAAAAATAGCAAAAAAATATGATGTTAGTATTTCAAAGTACATTTTTACAAGTGAAAAAAATCTTACGATATATACAACAGACGTAAGTTTACATAACCAAGTGGACATAAAGGAAGGAACATTACCGACGCTACATTCAGGGGAATTTCTTAGTACATCGCAAAGCAAAGATAAACAGCAAAGTGGTGTAATCAAACAAATTGATCCACAATTAAACATGACAATTAAGCATTTAGATTCCAATACAAATTTCAGTGGGAATGGTCTATATTATGTTTCTACCCAAGATAAACAGAAAATTCACGATTTAGTAACCGAGTTAAATAAAGAAGTTGCGAATGCAGAAGTGTTTAGTGAGAATCATCCTTCTATGTTTCATTTCAATGTATCCCAAATGATAATCATTGGCTTAGTGATTCTCTGCCTTTACATTGCCATTGCTCATTATCTAATAAATCGATTAAAAGAATTAAGCATTATAAGAGTATTTGGATATTCTATCTCGAGAATCATTGCGCATGTTTTCTTATTGCTAACAAAGCCTATCGTACTTGCTAGTTTCACAGGATATTTGTTAGCTAGCATCTATTCCCTTTTACATAATGGTACAAATTACTTTTTGTACTTAACATGCCTATTTTGGATTTTTACACTTTTATTTGTGTTCACATTAACAATCCCTGCTATTTTTATGATTGTTTTTCTATTTTCTAATAACACCAATGTCTCCAAAATAAAAGGAGAAAAGCCTTATACTCTTATTATGATTTTAAATTATGGCCTAAAGCTCACCTTTATTTTCGTTCTTCTTTTCTCTGTTCATCAATGGAACGAACTAGCAAACGAGCTAAATCAAAAATTAGCTAGTTTATCTTCATGGAAACAGACAAAAAACATGTACGCTACTTCGGTAACTTTTAATGGTGAGCATGATAGAAAAATAGAATATCAAACAGGTAAGCTGATAAAAGACTTCTATACAAAAATGGAAAAAGAGCATAAAGGCTTTCTCATAGATGCTTCAAACTATTATAAAGTGAACGGTGAATACACATATCATTTAAATGCAAATGGTGAGGACCCGGCTCTCTCTCCAAATGGAAAAAGCATAACAATCAATGAAAATTATCTACACTATAACCCGATTGATTCCGTAGATGGTACAATGGATAAAAAAATAATAAGAAAAAAGAATGTCATGAATATACTTGTTCCAGAAAAACTAAGGAAGTTTGAAAAAGAAATTAAGAAAAATTACCGGCAGCATTTTTATTTTCAACAAGTGGAAGTCGAAAATATTTATAATGAAGCACTAGGGAAAGCGAAAAATACAACGAAGGAACAAGATCTATCTGTCAATGTGATCTACGTGAAAGATCACCAAAACTACTTTACTTATGATCCAAATGCGGAAGTAGAACATAACAATATCGTTACCGATCCAATTGCAATTATCGATACTGGTTATTTCGATAATTCCTTCTATTTATCTTATGTTTCAAGATGTTTCTATTTTTATTCCGACAATCATGATGCTTATAGCACCATTTTGCCGACTATTTCTAACAGCAACGTTCAGTCATCCATTCAACATGTAGATTCACTCTATGATAAGCACGGTCAAGCAATTCAAGATTTAAAAAGAGAGAAAGAGAAGATAACAATTTTTATTGTGACACTCATCTTATCCAACTTGCTCTTAACCTATAATGTAGTAGCAACATATTATCAAAAAAATAAATTTAAACTATATGTACAAAAATTATTTGGATATAGCGCTTTTGCTAGAAATACTTCGCTTATTTTGTTGCTATTTGCGATTAACTTTATTCCAACGATCAGCATGTATGTCTATCTTGGTAACATACTCCCTTTCTTAACAGGACTGTTTGTCATACTTTTAGAATTTGTTTTTGGAACTGTATTTGATCAAAAAATTAGTAATAACACATTCCATTCCATTATAAAAGGAGAGCATTAA
- a CDS encoding DUF3951 domain-containing protein, with product MILFTVGIVLFTLFIFFLIGFITFTMFVNKATPQIYYTPCNVASGQSYREKSRRKKS from the coding sequence ATGATTCTTTTCACAGTAGGTATTGTTTTATTTACATTATTTATTTTCTTTCTCATTGGTTTTATTACCTTTACAATGTTTGTGAACAAAGCAACACCACAAATATATTATACACCTTGTAATGTGGCATCTGGGCAGTCTTATAGAGAGAAGAGTAGAAGAAAGAAAAGCTGA
- a CDS encoding flagellar biosynthesis protein FlhF yields MEMNEKKEALKLIKAASKNELYRKLFEQYGDNYYYVVDESVKRSIPFFWKKKYEMLVAFPEDKKKEEETKVPEFHEQLMGAVHEGSTEVTRANDIGEVLHNLEHRVTSIPYAAIQMGNSEEWARKKQRLLQMFERGITVVKQTAQAQHPKGKPQHMTPAEQEREEVLVKERTKQSVPFIIQKVIRLLEQNEVEPYFINAYAEKMKMKFKHATMITEEEVITFILEDMESHFYTENIFEKDVQTIALIGPTGVGKTTTIAKMAWQLHGQKKTVGFITTDHSRIGTVQQLQEYVKAIGAEVIAVRDEAAMERALTYFKEEVRMDYIFIDTAGQNYRTAETVAEMIEMMKRVNPDSICLTLSASMKSKDMIEIITNFKEIHIDGIIFTKFDETASSGELLKIPAVSSAPIVLMTDGQDVKQHIHIATAEHLAKQMLHTS; encoded by the coding sequence GTGGAAATGAACGAGAAAAAAGAAGCGCTTAAGCTCATTAAGGCTGCTTCAAAAAACGAATTATACCGCAAATTGTTTGAGCAATATGGTGATAATTATTATTATGTCGTCGATGAAAGTGTAAAGCGAAGTATTCCGTTCTTTTGGAAAAAGAAATATGAAATGTTGGTTGCTTTTCCAGAAGATAAGAAAAAGGAAGAGGAGACAAAAGTGCCAGAATTTCATGAACAATTGATGGGGGCTGTTCATGAAGGTTCAACGGAAGTTACGCGGGCAAACGATATTGGAGAGGTGCTTCATAATTTAGAACATCGAGTGACTTCGATTCCGTACGCAGCCATTCAGATGGGAAATAGTGAGGAATGGGCCAGAAAGAAACAGCGATTATTACAAATGTTCGAGCGAGGAATTACGGTTGTGAAACAGACGGCGCAAGCGCAGCATCCGAAAGGAAAACCGCAACATATGACGCCTGCTGAACAGGAGCGCGAGGAAGTTCTCGTGAAAGAAAGGACTAAACAATCTGTACCATTTATTATTCAAAAAGTGATTCGTCTGCTAGAACAAAATGAAGTTGAACCATATTTTATTAACGCATATGCGGAAAAAATGAAAATGAAGTTTAAACATGCGACGATGATTACAGAAGAAGAAGTGATCACGTTTATATTGGAAGATATGGAGTCGCATTTTTATACAGAAAATATATTTGAAAAAGATGTACAAACGATTGCTTTAATTGGACCAACAGGAGTGGGAAAAACGACAACAATTGCCAAAATGGCTTGGCAGCTTCATGGTCAAAAGAAAACGGTTGGTTTTATTACAACGGATCATTCCCGAATTGGAACGGTGCAACAGTTGCAAGAGTATGTGAAAGCAATTGGGGCAGAAGTAATTGCAGTTCGTGATGAAGCGGCTATGGAAAGAGCTCTTACGTATTTTAAAGAAGAGGTACGCATGGATTATATCTTCATTGACACAGCTGGGCAAAATTATCGTACAGCAGAAACAGTCGCAGAAATGATTGAAATGATGAAACGAGTGAATCCTGATTCTATCTGTTTAACATTATCAGCGTCGATGAAAAGTAAAGATATGATTGAAATCATTACGAATTTTAAAGAAATTCATATTGACGGAATTATATTTACAAAGTTTGATGAAACAGCAAGTAGCGGTGAGTTGTTAAAAATTCCAGCAGTCTCATCAGCTCCGATTGTCTTAATGACAGATGGGCAAGATGTGAAGCAACATATACATATCGCTACAGCAGAACATTTAGCAAAACAGATGTTACATACATCATAA
- a CDS encoding lactococcin 972 family bacteriocin — translation MFKKVAIGTLAAGFALLGAGGALAAEQSFGKYEIVKANDQLTASYVQDENSTVKSVTSGKVDGGYWIRGKKDKNVYSSYKHYSAQGHASVVNGKGDYKSGGWKAKNVFSTAQLPWTSEGTNKAYYDHK, via the coding sequence ATGTTTAAAAAAGTCGCTATTGGAACGCTAGCAGCTGGATTTGCTTTATTGGGAGCAGGAGGAGCATTAGCTGCTGAACAATCTTTTGGGAAATACGAAATTGTAAAAGCAAACGATCAATTAACAGCTAGTTATGTTCAAGATGAAAATAGTACTGTCAAATCAGTAACGTCTGGCAAAGTTGACGGAGGCTATTGGATTCGTGGAAAGAAAGATAAAAATGTGTACTCATCTTATAAACATTACTCTGCACAAGGCCATGCTTCTGTTGTAAATGGAAAAGGTGATTACAAAAGTGGCGGATGGAAAGCAAAAAATGTGTTTAGTACAGCGCAACTACCATGGACATCTGAAGGTACAAATAAAGCATACTACGATCATAAATAA
- a CDS encoding MFS transporter: MGDVSIEQNGPRIKIATRNILFMMVAKIISLLGAGIYTFAMGLYVLKTTGSGIGFATTLICGSVPRMVCGPIAGAVADRVNRKWLIVGMDLLSSLTMFTMFILATTFEPSLFFIYISAALLSVCASFYSVALTSSIPHLVNEERIQKANALNQTADSLSRILAPIIGGMIFGFFSITSFFLLNGITFFLAVIVQLCIAFHLYKKEDTENDEPFLTSIKGGFTYVRQQQEIYGLMKIALWVNFFSSALFVSLPYIIVQSLHLSAKQLGIIEGMLAVGMLIGAAVLSVRKEISNPFRSVYIGLFIFASLSLCTVVPLLITIPKVASFIYYIIFVLLSGFSMMIVNIPMQVHIQKTINQAYLGRVFGLLETIATAIAPLGMIIYGFLLDRLPTSIVVITLGTGLFFVVFVGIKQHGTKNRVNMSA, from the coding sequence ATGGGAGATGTAAGTATAGAACAAAATGGTCCGAGGATAAAAATTGCAACGAGAAACATTCTTTTCATGATGGTTGCAAAAATTATATCTTTATTAGGAGCAGGGATTTATACGTTTGCAATGGGACTATATGTTTTAAAAACAACGGGTTCAGGAATAGGATTTGCAACTACGCTTATTTGCGGATCTGTTCCAAGAATGGTATGTGGCCCTATTGCCGGGGCAGTGGCGGATCGCGTTAACCGGAAATGGCTCATTGTCGGCATGGATTTGTTAAGTAGTTTGACGATGTTTACGATGTTTATTCTCGCTACTACATTTGAACCATCACTTTTCTTCATTTATATTTCAGCAGCGCTATTATCCGTTTGTGCAAGCTTTTATTCTGTTGCACTCACCTCGTCCATCCCGCATTTAGTGAATGAAGAAAGAATTCAAAAAGCGAATGCTTTAAATCAAACAGCGGATTCTTTATCAAGAATTTTAGCTCCAATCATTGGAGGAATGATATTTGGATTTTTTTCAATCACATCCTTTTTTCTCTTAAATGGTATCACATTCTTTTTAGCTGTTATTGTACAGTTATGTATCGCATTTCATTTGTATAAAAAGGAAGACACAGAAAATGATGAACCTTTCTTAACGAGTATAAAAGGAGGATTTACATATGTAAGACAGCAACAAGAAATATATGGATTAATGAAAATTGCGCTGTGGGTTAACTTTTTTTCGAGTGCACTTTTCGTTTCACTCCCATATATAATTGTTCAGAGCTTACATTTATCTGCAAAGCAACTGGGGATAATAGAAGGAATGTTAGCAGTTGGAATGTTAATTGGAGCGGCTGTTTTATCCGTTCGTAAGGAAATAAGTAATCCATTTCGCTCTGTTTATATTGGTTTATTTATATTTGCGAGTTTAAGCTTATGTACGGTAGTTCCATTATTAATAACGATTCCAAAAGTAGCAAGCTTTATTTACTACATAATTTTTGTCCTTCTTAGTGGGTTTTCTATGATGATTGTAAATATCCCGATGCAAGTACATATTCAAAAGACAATCAACCAAGCATACTTAGGTCGCGTGTTTGGCCTTCTTGAAACGATTGCGACCGCAATTGCACCACTTGGAATGATTATATATGGATTTTTATTAGATAGATTGCCAACGAGTATTGTCGTGATAACGTTAGGAACAGGGCTATTTTTCGTTGTATTCGTAGGAATTAAACAGCATGGGACGAAAAACAGAGTGAATATGTCAGCTTAA
- a CDS encoding AzlD domain-containing protein — translation MEIRLDVLFLLIGAGLVTFIPRVLPLIVFQKFQIPDWVLKWLQYIPIAILAALLAQVLLMNETMQWDYMIAAIPTFLVAIYTRSLLGTVLTGVIVIILLRLFL, via the coding sequence ATGGAAATTAGATTAGATGTGTTGTTTCTTTTAATAGGAGCTGGACTTGTTACATTCATTCCACGCGTCCTGCCCCTTATTGTATTTCAAAAATTTCAAATTCCAGATTGGGTATTAAAGTGGTTACAGTACATACCGATTGCAATATTAGCTGCTCTTCTTGCGCAAGTATTACTGATGAATGAAACGATGCAGTGGGACTATATGATTGCTGCAATTCCGACATTTCTCGTCGCTATTTATACAAGGAGCTTATTAGGAACCGTATTAACAGGAGTAATTGTGATTATTTTGTTACGTTTGTTTTTATAA
- a CDS encoding putative bacteriocin export ABC transporter produces MIELKNIHKQFRGKKILENFHLKIEDQDFVAIVGESGRGKTTLLNIMGLLEKADAGDIIIDKITNPTKKQILLLQRNEFGYLFQNYALIENETVEKNLLIALKYQPHMNKREKIKAALQEVNLVGYEKKKIFELSGGEQQRIALARILIKKCNYVFADEPTGNLDEKNRDQVFDLLKKMNDNGKTVVFVTHDLQLAEKAKRIIHI; encoded by the coding sequence TTGATTGAATTAAAAAATATTCATAAACAATTTCGCGGAAAAAAAATACTAGAAAACTTTCATTTAAAAATTGAAGATCAAGATTTTGTTGCTATTGTTGGAGAAAGCGGTCGTGGTAAAACAACATTATTAAACATAATGGGGCTATTAGAAAAAGCGGACGCTGGTGATATTATTATTGATAAGATTACAAATCCTACTAAAAAACAAATTTTACTCTTACAAAGGAACGAATTTGGTTACTTATTCCAAAATTATGCATTAATTGAAAATGAAACAGTTGAAAAAAATTTATTGATTGCTTTAAAGTATCAGCCTCATATGAATAAACGTGAAAAAATAAAAGCCGCTTTACAAGAAGTAAATCTTGTTGGCTATGAAAAGAAGAAAATCTTTGAATTAAGCGGTGGTGAACAACAAAGAATTGCTTTAGCTCGCATCCTTATTAAAAAGTGCAACTATGTTTTCGCGGATGAACCAACAGGTAATTTAGACGAAAAAAATCGAGATCAAGTATTTGACCTCTTAAAAAAAATGAACGATAACGGCAAAACGGTTGTATTTGTAACGCATGATTTACAACTAGCAGAAAAAGCAAAACGAATCATTCATATTTAA
- a CDS encoding AzlC family ABC transporter permease encodes MQDDETFRQGVKDCLPTVLGYLSIGIAAGVIAKTAGFSIIEIAFMSTLIYAGSAQFILAGMYAAGASASAIIFTVFFVNLRHLLMSAALAPYFLQVPFLRNIVIGSQITDETFGVAVQHGAKKGYIGESWMFGLNVTAYMNWIIATIIGGLFGEWIPDPHTYGMDYALPAMFIGLFVLQFISSKPKRMIHLSVAVAAIMIAYSAHFFMPASIAVIIATLTAATIGVMIEKWKLD; translated from the coding sequence ATGCAAGATGATGAAACATTTCGCCAAGGCGTGAAAGATTGTTTGCCAACTGTACTAGGATATTTAAGTATTGGTATTGCAGCTGGTGTAATCGCCAAGACAGCTGGCTTTTCTATTATAGAAATCGCTTTTATGTCGACGCTTATTTATGCTGGTTCTGCACAATTTATACTAGCTGGTATGTACGCTGCTGGAGCTTCGGCATCAGCTATTATTTTTACCGTTTTCTTTGTGAATTTACGTCATTTATTAATGAGTGCTGCGCTAGCTCCATATTTTTTACAAGTACCATTCCTTAGAAATATAGTAATTGGTTCACAAATTACAGATGAAACATTTGGTGTTGCTGTGCAGCACGGAGCGAAAAAGGGATATATAGGAGAAAGCTGGATGTTCGGGTTAAATGTAACAGCATATATGAATTGGATTATCGCTACGATTATTGGCGGGCTTTTTGGAGAGTGGATACCAGATCCGCATACGTACGGGATGGATTATGCCCTCCCTGCGATGTTTATCGGCTTATTTGTTCTGCAATTCATAAGCAGCAAACCGAAACGAATGATCCATCTTAGTGTTGCTGTAGCTGCAATCATGATTGCATATAGCGCTCATTTCTTTATGCCAGCGAGCATAGCTGTCATTATCGCAACGCTTACAGCAGCAACGATAGGAGTGATGATTGAGAAATGGAAATTAGATTAG
- a CDS encoding flagellar basal-body rod protein FlgG — MNGIYIGSMGMMNYIQHINVHANNVANAQTPGFKAENLTSKVFDSQNTYRLGDGPSTSVGTTDYAVVPAATHVNLIQGSVQITNRPTDFYLDDGTSGTASFFVTSKGGETFLTRDGQFTINEDRYLQTSSGAYVLGENHERIRIPEGTKVKVQEDGMLYDAVSQNHIARLQTKMVNTEVNARLVQRENKSFTLAEGDIADLPNGTGAVRNYMLENSNVDMTKEMADIMTNQKMVQASQRIMTSFDKIYEKEANEILR, encoded by the coding sequence ATGAACGGTATTTATATAGGTTCTATGGGTATGATGAATTACATACAGCACATTAATGTACATGCAAATAACGTAGCAAACGCACAAACACCTGGTTTTAAAGCGGAAAATCTAACTTCTAAAGTATTTGATTCACAAAATACGTACCGTCTTGGAGATGGACCAAGTACATCGGTTGGTACAACGGATTATGCAGTTGTGCCAGCCGCAACACATGTGAATTTAATACAAGGAAGTGTGCAAATTACAAATCGTCCTACAGATTTTTACTTAGATGATGGGACATCGGGAACTGCCTCATTTTTTGTGACTTCCAAAGGTGGAGAAACATTTTTAACGAGAGATGGTCAGTTTACAATAAATGAGGATCGCTATTTACAAACATCATCGGGTGCTTATGTCCTTGGAGAGAATCATGAGCGTATTCGTATTCCGGAAGGGACAAAGGTCAAAGTGCAAGAAGACGGTATGCTATATGACGCGGTGTCACAAAATCATATTGCTCGTTTGCAAACGAAGATGGTAAATACGGAAGTAAATGCACGCCTTGTGCAGCGAGAAAATAAAAGCTTTACACTCGCAGAGGGGGATATTGCTGATTTGCCAAATGGAACAGGAGCGGTTCGTAACTACATGCTAGAAAATTCAAATGTAGATATGACGAAAGAAATGGCAGATATTATGACCAATCAAAAGATGGTCCAAGCTTCACAACGTATTATGACATCATTTGATAAAATTTATGAAAAAGAAGCGAATGAAATATTACGTTAA